One Podarcis muralis chromosome Z, rPodMur119.hap1.1, whole genome shotgun sequence DNA segment encodes these proteins:
- the LOC144326155 gene encoding FK506-binding protein 15-like translates to MIGMKRGGRRFLLIPPALAYRPLAESERIPPDSTLAFEVEVKRVWFAKGADSAGQSLGPKDSLTPSPAPHSESPATDPAWLTTPTPAPKPGYVEQSILIFEQSDSSLQSTMEHTQARVLHAEQEKDMPPLDQGWDQVRHCPWVS, encoded by the exons ATGATTGGCATGAAGAGAGGAGGGAGGCGGTTCCTCCTCATCCCGCCAGCATTGGCTTACAGGCCTTTGGCAGAATCTGAACGCATTCCTCCAGACTCGACCCTGGCCTTTGAGGTGGAAGTCAAACGG GTGTGGTTTGCAAAGGGTGCTGACTCCGCCGGACAGAGCCTGGGCCCCAAGGACTCCCTCACACCTTCACCAGCACCACATTCAGAAAGCCCCGCTACAGACCCAGCCTGGCTGACGACTCCTACACCTGCTCCAAAGCCAGG CTATGTGGAGCAGAGCATCCTGATATTTGAGCAGAGCGATAGCTCACTGCAGAGCACCATGGAGCACACCCAGGCAAGGGTCCTACATGCTGAACAGGAGAAG GACATGCCGCCACTGGATCAGGGGTGGGACCAGGTGAGGCATTGTCCTTGGGTGTCCTGA
- the LOC144326154 gene encoding FK506-binding protein 15-like isoform X2 — translation MAEKLQPRALRLSPPGLGLAEGRGERGAVRMSGDMDEEDEAFQLPTGGTRLASVFEQDQTATESGNPRPSKRAKISHPATAAGLSTQKHPPAAAAASPTAVPAAAPASTAAVQSVFFATVVHAYLFTNGKYVKHGKYGAAVVGSNETKEYKVLLYITQLQQIATASIHASFVFTVQPNNYCTFYDDQRQNWSIMFDSEMAAVHFSKQLCIAKYNSSQSPDSVLCQDLVLGDGQGVATGDVLEITFTGWLFQNGSLGQVFDSNIYNAKLLRVKLDSSKIIQVR, via the exons ATGGCAGAGAAGTTGCAGCCGCGCGCCTTGCGGCTCTCGCCTCCCGGCTTGGGCTTAGCCGAGGGGCGCGGGGAGCGAGGGGCCGTCAGGATGTCGGGGGACATGGATGAAGAAGACGAGGCCTTCCAGCTTCCGACGGGAGG GACCAGGCTGGCCTCTGTCTTTGAACAGGATCAGACAGCTACAGAATCTGGAAATCCAAGGCCATCCAAGCGGGCCAAAATTAGTCATCCAGCTACCG CTGCAGGTCTGTCTACCCAGAAGcatcctcctgcagctgctgctgcttcacccACTGCTGTGCCCGCTGCTGCTCCTGCGTCCACTGCAGCAGTGCAGTCAGTCTTCTTCGCTACAGTTGTTCATGCATATTTGTT TACCAATGGGAAATATGTGAAACATGGCAAGTATGGAGCAGCTGTAGTGGGCAGCAATGAAACCAAGGAG TACAAAGTGCTTCTTTATATCACCCAGCTGCAGCAGATTGCGACTGCCAGCATCCATGCCTCTTTTGTATTCACG GTGCAGCCCAACAACTACTGCACATTTTATGATGATCAGAGGCAGAATTGGTCCATCATGTTTGACTCAGAAATGGCGGCTGTGCACTTCAGTAAACAG CTGTGCATTGCCAAGTATAACAGCAGCCAATCTCCTGACTCGGTGCTGTGCCAGGATCTTGTTCTCGGAGACGGCCAAGGTGTGGCGACTGGAGATGTCCTGGAGATCACTTTTACAGGCTGGCTGTTCCAGAACGGTAGTCTTGGGCAG GTTTTCGACTCAAATATATACAACGCAAAGCTGCTGCGTGTGAAGCTAGACTCTAGTAAAATCATCCAGGTAAGATAG
- the LOC144326154 gene encoding FK506-binding protein 15-like isoform X1, which yields MAEKLQPRALRLSPPGLGLAEGRGERGAVRMSGDMDEEDEAFQLPTGGVACEDEDMDEEDEAFQLPTGGTRLASVFEQDQTATESGNPRPSKRAKISHPATAAGLSTQKHPPAAAAASPTAVPAAAPASTAAVQSVFFATVVHAYLFTNGKYVKHGKYGAAVVGSNETKEYKVLLYITQLQQIATASIHASFVFTVQPNNYCTFYDDQRQNWSIMFDSEMAAVHFSKQLCIAKYNSSQSPDSVLCQDLVLGDGQGVATGDVLEITFTGWLFQNGSLGQVFDSNIYNAKLLRVKLDSSKIIQVR from the exons ATGGCAGAGAAGTTGCAGCCGCGCGCCTTGCGGCTCTCGCCTCCCGGCTTGGGCTTAGCCGAGGGGCGCGGGGAGCGAGGGGCCGTCAGGATGTCGGGGGACATGGATGAAGAAGACGAGGCCTTCCAGCTTCCGACGGGAGG CGTTGCTTGTGAGGATGAGGACATGGATGAAGAAGACGAGGCCTTCCAGCTTCCGACGGGAGG GACCAGGCTGGCCTCTGTCTTTGAACAGGATCAGACAGCTACAGAATCTGGAAATCCAAGGCCATCCAAGCGGGCCAAAATTAGTCATCCAGCTACCG CTGCAGGTCTGTCTACCCAGAAGcatcctcctgcagctgctgctgcttcacccACTGCTGTGCCCGCTGCTGCTCCTGCGTCCACTGCAGCAGTGCAGTCAGTCTTCTTCGCTACAGTTGTTCATGCATATTTGTT TACCAATGGGAAATATGTGAAACATGGCAAGTATGGAGCAGCTGTAGTGGGCAGCAATGAAACCAAGGAG TACAAAGTGCTTCTTTATATCACCCAGCTGCAGCAGATTGCGACTGCCAGCATCCATGCCTCTTTTGTATTCACG GTGCAGCCCAACAACTACTGCACATTTTATGATGATCAGAGGCAGAATTGGTCCATCATGTTTGACTCAGAAATGGCGGCTGTGCACTTCAGTAAACAG CTGTGCATTGCCAAGTATAACAGCAGCCAATCTCCTGACTCGGTGCTGTGCCAGGATCTTGTTCTCGGAGACGGCCAAGGTGTGGCGACTGGAGATGTCCTGGAGATCACTTTTACAGGCTGGCTGTTCCAGAACGGTAGTCTTGGGCAG GTTTTCGACTCAAATATATACAACGCAAAGCTGCTGCGTGTGAAGCTAGACTCTAGTAAAATCATCCAGGTAAGATAG